One region of Streptomyces rishiriensis genomic DNA includes:
- a CDS encoding TetR/AcrR family transcriptional regulator, protein MSAVSTPSDAPAATDPPAPARRDAEATKAAILRAARYLLARQAHADITLKAVAERAGVSAPLVLKYFGNKDALFARVMSFAQDADALLDAPLAALGPHMVRHVVASQRERGADPLLRIAFAPLHGDHGDILRANFRTQVTERLAARLTGPDPGLRAELAVATVLGLGVMVGIARGTELRATPVEHIVERYGPTVQVQLDGPPPSQAVPGSP, encoded by the coding sequence ATGAGTGCCGTGAGCACTCCATCCGACGCCCCGGCCGCGACCGATCCGCCGGCCCCCGCCCGGCGCGACGCCGAGGCGACCAAGGCGGCGATCCTGCGCGCCGCCCGGTACCTCCTCGCCCGCCAGGCGCACGCCGACATCACCCTCAAGGCCGTCGCTGAGCGCGCCGGGGTGAGCGCGCCGCTGGTCCTGAAGTACTTCGGCAACAAGGACGCCCTGTTCGCCCGGGTGATGTCCTTCGCACAGGACGCCGACGCCCTGCTGGACGCCCCCCTGGCGGCGCTGGGCCCGCACATGGTCCGGCACGTGGTGGCGAGCCAGCGCGAGCGCGGCGCCGACCCCTTGCTGCGCATCGCGTTCGCGCCCCTGCACGGCGACCACGGTGACATCCTGCGCGCCAACTTCCGCACCCAGGTGACCGAACGCCTGGCCGCCCGCCTCACCGGCCCCGACCCGGGGCTGCGCGCCGAACTCGCGGTGGCCACCGTGCTCGGGCTGGGCGTGATGGTCGGCATCGCCCGCGGGACCGAGCTCAGGGCGACGCCGGTCGAGCACATCGTCGAGCGGTACGGGCCGACGGTGCAGGTCCAGCTGGACGGTCCCCCACCGTCCCAGGCCGTCCCCGGCAGCCCCTAG
- a CDS encoding MFS transporter gives MASPAPIPAPAGRAAGLRARLTIPVLAYCGILMAVMQTVVVPLLPDLPRLTGASAGAVSWMVTAALLSGAVLTPVLGRAGDMYGKRRVLLVSFALMAAGSVICALTSDIGVLIAARTLQGAASSVVPLSISILRDELPPERRGSAVALMSSTVGIGAALGLPAAAVIVQYADWHVMFWVTAALGATGVALIRWAVPESPVREPGRFDVTGALGLATGLISLLLAVSQGGQWGWGSPRIVGLFLAAVTVLGLWWWHQLRARQPLVDLRLVSRPRVGLSHVAALLTGFAFYANSLVTAQLVQAPEATGYGLGLSIVQTGLCLLPGGITMLLFSPLSARISQTRGPRITLALGAVVIACGYALRVVDSRDLWMIMVGATVVATGTTLAYSALPSLILRAVPPGQTASANGVNVLMRTIGQATSSAAVAAVLVHHTGLVGGAPVPTLHGYLLAFGVAGAVALAACAVALTIPGDAGPDDTRRVRGRTRSVGDGALEGA, from the coding sequence ATCGCGTCGCCCGCTCCGATACCCGCCCCGGCCGGGAGGGCCGCCGGTCTGCGGGCCCGGCTCACCATCCCGGTCCTGGCCTACTGCGGCATCCTCATGGCGGTCATGCAGACCGTCGTCGTCCCCCTGCTGCCCGACCTGCCCCGGCTGACCGGCGCCTCGGCTGGCGCGGTCTCCTGGATGGTCACCGCCGCGCTGCTGTCCGGCGCCGTCCTCACCCCCGTCCTCGGCCGCGCCGGGGACATGTACGGCAAGCGGCGGGTGCTGCTCGTCTCGTTCGCCCTGATGGCCGCCGGGTCGGTGATCTGCGCCCTGACCTCCGACATCGGCGTGCTGATCGCGGCCCGCACCCTTCAGGGCGCCGCGTCCTCCGTCGTCCCGCTGTCCATCAGCATCCTGCGCGACGAACTGCCGCCCGAGCGCCGGGGATCCGCCGTGGCGCTGATGAGCTCCACCGTGGGTATCGGCGCCGCGCTCGGGCTGCCGGCGGCGGCCGTGATCGTGCAGTACGCCGACTGGCACGTGATGTTCTGGGTGACCGCCGCGCTGGGCGCGACCGGTGTCGCGCTGATCCGCTGGGCGGTACCGGAGTCGCCCGTGCGCGAGCCCGGCCGGTTCGACGTGACGGGGGCGCTCGGGCTGGCCACCGGGCTGATCAGCCTGCTCCTCGCCGTGTCCCAGGGCGGCCAGTGGGGCTGGGGAAGCCCCCGGATCGTCGGCCTGTTCCTCGCCGCCGTGACCGTCCTCGGCCTGTGGTGGTGGCACCAACTGCGCGCCCGACAGCCGCTGGTGGACCTGCGCCTGGTGTCCCGGCCGAGGGTGGGCCTGTCCCATGTGGCAGCGCTCCTGACCGGCTTCGCCTTCTACGCGAACTCCCTGGTGACCGCCCAGTTGGTGCAGGCGCCGGAGGCGACCGGGTACGGCCTGGGGCTGTCCATCGTCCAGACGGGCCTGTGCCTGCTGCCCGGCGGCATCACCATGCTGCTGTTCTCGCCGCTCTCCGCCCGCATCTCGCAGACACGGGGGCCGCGGATCACCCTCGCTCTCGGGGCCGTCGTCATCGCCTGCGGCTACGCCCTGCGCGTCGTCGACAGCCGTGACCTGTGGATGATCATGGTGGGGGCGACGGTCGTGGCGACCGGTACCACCCTCGCGTACTCGGCGCTGCCCTCGCTGATCCTGCGCGCCGTCCCGCCCGGGCAGACCGCCTCGGCGAACGGCGTCAACGTCCTGATGCGCACGATCGGCCAGGCCACCTCCAGCGCCGCCGTCGCCGCCGTCCTCGTGCACCACACCGGCCTCGTCGGCGGAGCCCCGGTGCCGACCCTGCACGGCTATCTGCTGGCGTTCGGCGTCGCGGGCGCGGTGGCCCTGGCCGCGTGCGCGGTGGCGCTCACCATCCCCGGCGACGCCGGACCGGACGACACGCGGCGGGTCCGCGGCCGCACCCGCTCCGTCGGCGACGGGGCGCTGGAGGGAGCATGA
- the melC1 gene encoding apotyrosinase chaperone MelC1, with the protein MPELSRRRALTAAAALTGAVLVAAPAARADDHHHDPHGSPDSFDEVYKGRRIQGRPTDGGGHHHGGGYGVYVDGVELHVMRNADGTWISVVSHYDPMPTPRAAARAAVDELQGARLVPFPTG; encoded by the coding sequence ATGCCGGAACTCAGCCGCCGTCGCGCACTCACCGCGGCCGCCGCCCTCACCGGTGCCGTACTGGTCGCCGCCCCCGCCGCCCGCGCGGACGACCATCACCACGACCCCCACGGCTCCCCCGATTCCTTCGACGAGGTCTACAAGGGCCGCCGAATACAGGGCCGGCCCACCGACGGCGGCGGCCATCACCACGGCGGCGGCTACGGCGTGTACGTCGACGGCGTCGAACTGCACGTGATGCGCAACGCCGACGGGACCTGGATCAGCGTGGTCAGCCACTACGACCCGATGCCCACCCCGCGGGCCGCCGCACGGGCCGCGGTCGACGAGCTCCAGGGCGCGCGGCTCGTACCGTTCCCCACCGGCTGA
- the melC2 gene encoding tyrosinase MelC2, giving the protein MTVRKNQASLTSDEKRRFVAAVLELKRSGRYDAFVTTHNGFILGDTDNGERTGHRSPSFLPWHRRFLLEFERALQAVDASVALPYWDWSTDRSPRSSLWAPDFLGGSGRSRDGQVMDGPFAASAGKWAVNVRVDGRTYLRRALGAGVRELPTRAEVESVLSMATYDMAPWNSGSDGFRNHLEGWRGVNLHNRVHVWVGGQMATGVSPNDPVFWLHHAYIDKLWAQWQRRHPGSAYLPAGGTPDVVDLHDTMKPWNDTAPADLLDHTAHYTFDTD; this is encoded by the coding sequence ATGACCGTCCGCAAGAACCAGGCGTCCCTGACCTCCGACGAGAAGCGGCGGTTCGTCGCCGCCGTCCTCGAACTCAAGCGCAGCGGCCGCTACGACGCCTTCGTCACCACGCACAACGGCTTCATCCTCGGCGACACCGACAACGGCGAGCGCACCGGCCACCGTTCCCCTTCCTTCCTGCCGTGGCACCGCAGATTCCTGCTGGAGTTCGAGCGGGCGCTGCAGGCCGTGGACGCCTCGGTGGCGCTGCCGTACTGGGACTGGTCCACCGACCGTTCACCGCGTTCCTCGCTGTGGGCGCCGGACTTCCTCGGCGGCAGCGGGCGCAGCCGGGACGGCCAGGTGATGGACGGTCCGTTCGCCGCGTCGGCCGGCAAGTGGGCCGTGAACGTCCGCGTGGACGGCCGCACCTACCTCCGGCGCGCCCTGGGAGCGGGCGTCCGTGAGCTGCCGACCCGGGCCGAGGTCGAGTCGGTGCTGTCGATGGCGACGTACGACATGGCTCCCTGGAACAGCGGCTCCGACGGCTTCCGCAACCATCTGGAGGGCTGGCGCGGGGTCAATCTGCACAACCGGGTCCATGTCTGGGTCGGCGGGCAGATGGCGACCGGGGTCTCCCCCAACGACCCGGTGTTCTGGCTGCACCACGCCTACATCGACAAGCTGTGGGCCCAGTGGCAGCGCCGGCATCCAGGGTCGGCGTACCTCCCGGCCGGCGGGACGCCGGACGTCGTCGATCTCCACGACACGATGAAGCCCTGGAACGACACCGCCCCGGCGGACCTCCTCGACCACACCGCCCACTACACCTTCGACACGGACTGA
- a CDS encoding SRPBCC family protein, giving the protein MSQVEESIEVGVPVHTAYDQWTQFETFPAFMSGVDRIEQRTDTLTHWVTSVNGVRREFDAEITEQIPDERVAWTTVSGEARQAGVVTFHRLDDSHTKVMLQMEFQPEGVTETVGDKLGFVKRQTKGDLERFKEFIEERGLETGAWRGVV; this is encoded by the coding sequence GTGTCGCAGGTCGAGGAATCCATCGAGGTCGGCGTGCCCGTGCACACGGCCTACGACCAGTGGACGCAGTTCGAGACCTTCCCCGCGTTCATGAGCGGGGTGGACCGCATCGAGCAGCGCACGGACACGCTCACCCACTGGGTGACCAGTGTGAACGGCGTGCGCCGGGAGTTCGATGCGGAGATCACCGAGCAGATCCCGGACGAACGGGTCGCCTGGACCACGGTCTCCGGCGAGGCCCGGCAGGCCGGCGTGGTGACCTTCCACCGGCTCGACGACAGCCACACCAAGGTGATGCTCCAGATGGAGTTCCAGCCGGAGGGCGTCACCGAGACCGTCGGCGACAAGCTGGGTTTCGTGAAGCGGCAGACCAAGGGCGATCTGGAGCGCTTCAAGGAGTTCATCGAGGAGCGCGGCCTGGAGACCGGGGCCTGGCGCGGCGTGGTGTGA